TACAACGGCAATCTCCTCACCGTAACCGATGCCAAGAACCAGACGACAACCTACACGTACGACGAGATGGACCGGCTGAAGACGCGGACGGATGCGCTGAATCGGACGGAAAGCTATCAGTACGATGTGGTGGGGAATCTCACCAAATTTACGGACCGCAAGAGCCAGGTCGCCAGCTTTACCTATGATTCGTTGAACCGGAGAACCGGAGCGACCTACCCCGATTCGTCCGTGACCTTCGGCTATGACGCGATTGGGCGGCTCACGAGTGTCAGCGATTCGGTGGGCGGCACCATCACCTGGACCTACGACACGGTCAGCGGCGGGCATCATCCGCGGGTGCAAGAGACCACGAGCGCTGGGACCGTGACCGTCGAGTACGACGAGATCGGCCGCCGGATCAAGCTTTCTGCGACTGGCCAGACCGATGTGACCTACACCTATGACAAGAACTCGCGGCTGAAGACCGTCACGCAGGGCACGCAGACGGTGACGTTGAACTATGACGATGCTGGAAGAAGAACAAGCCTCACATATCCGAATGGAGTCGTGACCAGTTATGGCTACGACAATGCGAACCGGCTACTCACCATTGATCACGTGAAGACGCCGACGACGGTGGAAGCATTGACCTACGTCAACGATGCTGCTGGAAATCGCACGAAGCTGACACGCGCGAATGCGGCCGCCACGTTGATCCCGCAAGCGGTGAGCAACACGGAATACGACGCAGCAAACGAACAGATTCGGTTCAATAGCGCATCGACGAACCTGGTGTTTGACAACAACGGCAACTTGACATCGTTCACGGATGCGAGCGGCACGACGACCTATACCTGGAATGCCAGGAATCAGTTGACGGCGATCAGTGGACCGGGGCTGAGTGCGAGTTTTGTGTATGACGGATTAGGCCGACGAACGAGCAAGACGATCAATAGCACCACGATTGGATTCTGGTACGACAGGGATGACGTGTTGGCGGAACTGAGCGGGAGTACGCCGACGGCGACATATCTGCGAAGTTTGACTATTGATGAGCCATTTGTGCGACAGCAGTCAAGCGGGAATGAGTTCTATCACCCGGATGCACTGGGGAACACGCTGGTACTCACCGATGCCGCAGGAGCAGCACAGACGACGTACACCTATGAAGCTTTCGGGAAGACGACGATCACAGGGGCTTCGTCAAATTCGTTCCAGTACACTGGTAGGGAAAGTGATGGGAACGGGCTGTACTACTATCGAACTCGTCATTACGACCCCATGAAAGCACGGTTCGCAGGCGAAGATCCTGCCGGTTTCCTCGGCGGCGACGCGAACCTTTATGCATACGTTTTTAACGGGCCGATAGGGAAGATCGATCCGTTTGGCCTCTCTGCCAAATGTCCAAACTGTGTTCAATCCTGTTTGCAATACAACTACGGAGATTATGCAGACTTAGCCTACAAGGCCAGCACTTGGAACACTAGTGCAACTCTCGCAAGCCTCATCATCAAAGGTGGAGCTGCACTCGTTCTTGAAGGGGGCTCGACACTAGCCTCGGAGGCTTATTGTCCCGTCCGCGTGTCCGCAATGGGGAGACAGGGATTTGCAAGAGAGTTTTTCGACGAGCGGATGAGCTGAACAGGTGTCATGACAAGGTTTTCGAGAGCAGAAATGCATAGTAAGCCAACCGGCAAGAACG
The sequence above is a segment of the Nitrospirota bacterium genome. Coding sequences within it:
- a CDS encoding RHS repeat-associated core domain-containing protein, with the translated sequence YNGNLLTVTDAKNQTTTYTYDEMDRLKTRTDALNRTESYQYDVVGNLTKFTDRKSQVASFTYDSLNRRTGATYPDSSVTFGYDAIGRLTSVSDSVGGTITWTYDTVSGGHHPRVQETTSAGTVTVEYDEIGRRIKLSATGQTDVTYTYDKNSRLKTVTQGTQTVTLNYDDAGRRTSLTYPNGVVTSYGYDNANRLLTIDHVKTPTTVEALTYVNDAAGNRTKLTRANAAATLIPQAVSNTEYDAANEQIRFNSASTNLVFDNNGNLTSFTDASGTTTYTWNARNQLTAISGPGLSASFVYDGLGRRTSKTINSTTIGFWYDRDDVLAELSGSTPTATYLRSLTIDEPFVRQQSSGNEFYHPDALGNTLVLTDAAGAAQTTYTYEAFGKTTITGASSNSFQYTGRESDGNGLYYYRTRHYDPMKARFAGEDPAGFLGGDANLYAYVFNGPIGKIDPFGLSAKCPNCVQSCLQYNYGDYADLAYKASTWNTSATLASLIIKGGAALVLEGGSTLASEAYCPVRVSAMGRQGFAREFFDERMS